The genomic stretch TAATATGATTTTTACGATACTCAATAGTGCCTACTGATAATATATATTCTTCTTGTTGTTTCTCTCGTATTTTTTCTGAAACCGTATTTCCTTGTGTCGGGATATTATCACCGATACGCAATATGTTTATATCGGGAACTGAAATATTTAAACTTCTTGCGTATTCAAGTAAATCAGAACGGGTGCTGAGCGAAATCGTAAAGCATAAACTTGCGACGCTAAGCGCCTGCTGAAGCCAGTGCTCAAATCGTGAAACAAATTCTTCTGTATATGTGAATGGGAACTTGATCGGAATAATATCGTAAAAAAGTACTGCGAGACTTATGCCATTATTAGCGTGATTACAAAGGTGAGCGAAGTGATCAGGATAATCCCAGTCGTGCCCTGAAGCGAAAATCATGTCACCGCGATTAACGGATAGACGCTCTCCAACAATTCTTGAATCAGGCGAATAAGCATAGCATTCACCTTGAGAATCAAAAATTGCAGTAATAGCTCCTGGCATGGCATGAGCTAACGACTTTCCTAATTCACATATAACCCTTTGAATGCCTGTAGGTTTACCAATCCAATTATTGAGGGCAGTGCAGTCAAAAATAACTTTCATATATTAATATACCTAAATTACATGGACTGTAAATAATGAACTAATGGAGAGATCGCATCAAACATGTTCACAAAGTTATTCTGAGGAAGTGCATGCTGAGTTTTATGCTGTTGCAACAAATGAACTGCCGCATTTTGTATTTCGTTATCGTTAAAAGGATCCACTTGTGTACAATAAGGCCCCAGCATTTCTTCAGTCCAGTCAGATTTAGAAAGTAATAATTTAGTGCCTAATGCCGCTGATTCAATTGCGGAAGTACCCGGGAAATCGAAAGGAAGTTCAACGACCATTTTGCTGTGAGCTAATGCTGACAAATGTTGCTCGGAGCCGAAAGGAATTGCGGGTATAAATTTGATATTACTTCCAGCCTGACGTTTACATTCATCTGCATAGCTCTGATCTCGGACTCCACCGGAAATAATGAGATCCATCTCCAGCTCATTGAATACACGAACCGCCGCTAGCTGATTTTTCTGGGGCTCAATAATACCTGTCCATATTGCGTATGAATCTAAGCCATAAGACTCTCTGAAAACATCGGTGACATCTTTTCGAAAGAATTTAGGTGAAATGAGTGGAGATACTCTGATTATATCTTTTCCTTCGAGATCAAGGTAATGACGGAAATGATCTTCTTCTGCTTTTGAACGAAAAACAACGGCATGAAAATAGCCCAGTAAAAATTTTAACTGTTGAATGCTTTCAGGCGAAGGAGATTCCACAAACCAGAGATTTGGCCAAAGTATTAGTCTGAGCCCATTTTCAGCGGCAGAGGTAATAACGTGTTCAGAGCCGCCAGCCATTGAGAAATGTATAGCAGACTGGTATGCATTGATTGAGCGGGATGATGGTCCGTAAATATCAGAAATCATTCCCGATCGATTTAGCGCTTCGTTAAGTAAATGTATTTCTCGCTCTCCGCCACCATCATGCATGAATGCACCTGGGAAAGTCGTTAAGAGTACCCGGTTCAATTGAGCTCTCCTTCTGTCCCATTCAATTTGATGTGCTCAAAACGAATAACTTTGTTATCACTGTTCTCAAAGTAAAGACAATCGCAATTACCAATAGGAAAGTCTGGGTAATCAGTGAGTTCCAGGTGCATTAAATTGAGATAAATTGAACGCAGAGTCCCTTCGTGTCCGACGATTAATATTTTATCGCTATCAGACCAGTACTTTGCACGAGTATTATACCATTCTGAAATACGAGCAACCATTTCCCGAAAAGTTTCCCCACCGGGATATTGTAAATCAGGTGATAACCACGGCTGACGGTAACGCTCATCGCGTGACCAAAGTTCTGGCAGGGTTATATGGCTTACGTCACCTGTATTCAGTTCTTTGATCTGATCTTCTATGTTCACAATTATTGGGCTATTCAATTCAGCAATAGTATTGACTGCACGGGAAAGCGGTGAAGAATAAATACGAGTAAATGGAATCCTACTAAGTTCCTGACAAACTCTTGAAGCTTGTTCTATTCCTTTACCTGATAAAGCATAATCGGATGAGCCACAAACGAGTTGTTGTTCGTTCGCAAGACTCGTGCCGTGTCTCAATAAATAAATTTCCATAATTCAACTCGAAGATAGTATGTCAGTAGAAGAGGCATTAAAACCCGTAGGTATTGCACACACCAACTTCAAAGTCGATATGCCTCTCATTCATGTCATCAGGGAAGTAAAAATTTCTCCCGATAAGATCTATTCGATCTTTCATAAGATGGCCAATAGATTCTATTGAGAATTCCCGCGCCAAACGCGACCTCGCTCTTACCGCTTTTTTAATCCAGGCGGTGTGGTTTTGAACAAGATCACTGAAAGCTTCAGCCGCATCTTCGAGATCAGGTTCCGCCCATACGTCGTCATGGCGGTATCGGGGACGGTTGTGCCCTACGGATTTTAATTCATAAGCAACCAGCCTTGAATCTGCTGAGTTACAAAAATCCATGTTGCCCGAATACCCCGTGACAAGAACGGGAATCCCGCGGCTCATCGCATCAGAGATTGTTAAACCAAAACCTTCAGCGCGATGTAATGAAACATAAGCATCGGCTGAGTCATACAACGCTTTCAACTCAGCTGCTTCCATATATCCATTAAGCACTATGACATTCTTATGTAACATGCATATGCTGCGCAACTTCTCTGCAAGCATCTTATCTTGATCGAGATTGCGAGTTTTCATTATTAATTTTACTGCAGGATTACCAGCATGAGCTTCGAGGAAGGCCCTAATAACAAAAAGAGGATTTTTTCTTTCAGCATCACTGAAAACATCAAAAACGGCTAAGAAATTAAACACATCAAATGATTTACCGTCCGCGCGCTCTACCATCCTATTATTTATCGGATTTTTCTCGATAGGGTAGGGCATTTTTACAACAGGAATATTTGCCGACAGCGAAACAGCTGACTGACATAAAGATGATGGAGTCCAAATTTCATCAAAGAACTCTAGTTGCCTTGCCCATTGACTTGGTATGGTGGGCATCTCATGAACCCAAAAGCCAATATTATAAAAACCTTTTAATGAATCCTTACCCAAACGAGAAAAATACAACGGAACTCTGCGGGCGTTAAAATGGAAAATGTTAATTTTATGATTTAGCGAAGAAATTAAATTGTCATCAATATTATTAGCATAATCAACAATTTCTTTCGGACCAGGACGCGAAAGAAGATGTATGTCGCAGGGGATATTTGAAGACTTTAGACATTCTATATTTAGAGCTGCAACACGTCCGATGCTATCTCGTGCTTCAAAAGGGCCAAAAAAATTAACGCCGTTTACTATCATATAGAGGTACCATTTAACGCTGTCAGCATTTTAGACAGCCTTCCAGACCAAGTATTATCTCCGACTAATACATTGACTTCGACTCTGGTGAATCGATTTCGCAAAAGTTGTTGTTCTATAGCGGTGACAAAATCTCCGGCAGTGTTTGCAACGAGCATTCCTTCACAGTTCGATTGAGAGAATGAAAGTGGTGTCGACACCACAGGAATACCTGCTGCCAAATATTCATAATACTTCATAGGAAACATAGAGCGTGTATATTCATTTATCAGGGAAGGCAACAGGCCCACCTGGATCCCACGAAGATAGTCTGGAAGTACGTGATAAGCACGGTAGCCCAAAAAATGCACATTGGGCAGTTTAGCTAACTCTGCGACTAAAGCACTTTTTTGCCCTTCCCGTTCCGCACCAATAAAAACCCAATGCCAGTCGGGCTTCATCCGTGCTGATGCGAGCAGCAACTGGAAATCGATTTTAAAATCGGAAAGCACACCGTGATAGCCTAATCTGGGTTCAGGAATGCAGGCCAGATCAGCAGGTAAATCCTTTTTATCCAGGGCTTTACCAAAGTGTTCTGCATCGACCACATTGGGAAGAAAGTGTGTGTTAGCGTTAAATTGAGAGCATCGTTCGGCGAGTGCCGGCGCAGTAGCAAAGACAATATCCGCTTGCTTTAGTAAACGTTCCTCCGCCTCGCGAAAGGCAACTGCATCAATGCCTGGCACAGCGGCCAAATCATCAACGCAGTGATACAGCAAGGCGCTGCTTTTCAGAGATGAAAATAGATCCAGCATAAACGGATGGTAAGTCCACACCAGTGGCGGTTTACTTACTTTAGCTGGCATATTGCGCCAGATCGTGAATTTAAGTAACCAACGATTTAACCAGCGGGTCAGCGGATATCGGTAACCTGCAGGGATCAACAGGGGTGAAAGTACGCGTATATGGGGAGCCCGCTGTGGGGCGCCAATGAGCAATGAGCGCAATCCTTTCGTCAAACGTTCCCTCAGGCGCTGCCAGTCACGTTTGCTTGCAGCGCTGGGTGCACGTAAGCCGACGCTCTCCACATAGAGTACTTCTACGCCAAGATCAGCAAGTGCTTTGGCGCTGTGCTGTTTATTCGTCCAGTAAGGTTCGTCCCAATCTGCTGTCGCAAAAAGTATGCAAGATTCTGGCGCAGGTATTTCATTAACACTTTCAGTCACGAAACACCTCCATAATGCACTTAGCGGCTTCTACATCATGTCCGTCAAAAATTCGTACTTCTGCACGGCCACGGAAAGCTAATATCAGTGGGGTGAATTTGATAACTTCAGGTCGGGTACCTAAAGCACTGAGCGTTTTCATGGCAGCACAAATCCATCAGTGATTTCATAGAGTGAACCGCAGAACTCTGCTGCAAATCTGAAGTTATGTTTTGCCTTGGGTGCACTAAC from Rahnella sikkimica encodes the following:
- a CDS encoding glycosyltransferase family 4 protein — its product is MKVIFDCTALNNWIGKPTGIQRVICELGKSLAHAMPGAITAIFDSQGECYAYSPDSRIVGERLSVNRGDMIFASGHDWDYPDHFAHLCNHANNGISLAVLFYDIIPIKFPFTYTEEFVSRFEHWLQQALSVASLCFTISLSTRSDLLEYARSLNISVPDINILRIGDNIPTQGNTVSEKIREKQQEEYILSVGTIEYRKNHIILLNSYRYMIQNLGEKIPKLYIAGRQGLYDANVSLQVEGDPLLKGKVEILSGLDDSDLGALYSSAMFTVYPSVYEGWGLPVAESLCYGVPCITSRSSSMLEIAPGLTPFADPLMTNEWIENMRLWIESPKELANAREQIKNSYHRVSWDDTAGLLKNHLENFEVKFADQDPSKEVLLNE
- a CDS encoding histidine phosphatase family protein, encoding MEIYLLRHGTSLANEQQLVCGSSDYALSGKGIEQASRVCQELSRIPFTRIYSSPLSRAVNTIAELNSPIIVNIEDQIKELNTGDVSHITLPELWSRDERYRQPWLSPDLQYPGGETFREMVARISEWYNTRAKYWSDSDKILIVGHEGTLRSIYLNLMHLELTDYPDFPIGNCDCLYFENSDNKVIRFEHIKLNGTEGELN
- a CDS encoding glycosyltransferase, whose product is MIVNGVNFFGPFEARDSIGRVAALNIECLKSSNIPCDIHLLSRPGPKEIVDYANNIDDNLISSLNHKINIFHFNARRVPLYFSRLGKDSLKGFYNIGFWVHEMPTIPSQWARQLEFFDEIWTPSSLCQSAVSLSANIPVVKMPYPIEKNPINNRMVERADGKSFDVFNFLAVFDVFSDAERKNPLFVIRAFLEAHAGNPAVKLIMKTRNLDQDKMLAEKLRSICMLHKNVIVLNGYMEAAELKALYDSADAYVSLHRAEGFGLTISDAMSRGIPVLVTGYSGNMDFCNSADSRLVAYELKSVGHNRPRYRHDDVWAEPDLEDAAEAFSDLVQNHTAWIKKAVRARSRLAREFSIESIGHLMKDRIDLIGRNFYFPDDMNERHIDFEVGVCNTYGF
- a CDS encoding glycosyltransferase, with the translated sequence MTESVNEIPAPESCILFATADWDEPYWTNKQHSAKALADLGVEVLYVESVGLRAPSAASKRDWQRLRERLTKGLRSLLIGAPQRAPHIRVLSPLLIPAGYRYPLTRWLNRWLLKFTIWRNMPAKVSKPPLVWTYHPFMLDLFSSLKSSALLYHCVDDLAAVPGIDAVAFREAEERLLKQADIVFATAPALAERCSQFNANTHFLPNVVDAEHFGKALDKKDLPADLACIPEPRLGYHGVLSDFKIDFQLLLASARMKPDWHWVFIGAEREGQKSALVAELAKLPNVHFLGYRAYHVLPDYLRGIQVGLLPSLINEYTRSMFPMKYYEYLAAGIPVVSTPLSFSQSNCEGMLVANTAGDFVTAIEQQLLRNRFTRVEVNVLVGDNTWSGRLSKMLTALNGTSI